The following proteins are encoded in a genomic region of Pseudorca crassidens isolate mPseCra1 chromosome 1, mPseCra1.hap1, whole genome shotgun sequence:
- the EIF5 gene encoding eukaryotic translation initiation factor 5: MSVNVNRSVSDQFYRYKMPRLIAKVEGKGNGIKTVIVNMVDVAKALNRPPTYPTKYFGCELGAQTQFDVKNDRYIVNGSHEANKLQDMLDGFIKKFVLCPECENPETDLHVNPKKQTIGNSCKACGYRGMLDTHHKLCTFILKNPPENSDSGTGKKEKEKKNRKGKDKENGSMSSSETPPPPPPPPPSEISPPHAVEEEEDDDWGEDTTEEAQRRRMDEISDHAKVLTLSDDLERTVEERVNILFDFVKKKKEEGVIDSSDKEIVAEAERLDVKAMGPLVLTEVLFNEKIREQIKKYRRHFLRFCHNNKKAQRYLLHGLECVVAMHQAQLISKIPHILKEMYDADLLEEEVIISWSEKASKKYVSKELAKEIRVKAEPFIKWLKEAEEESSGGEDDDEDENIEVVYSKTASVPKVEAVKSDNKDDDIDIDAI; the protein is encoded by the exons ATGTCTGTCAACGTCAACCGCAGCGTGTCAGACCAGTTCTATCGCTACAAGATGCCCCGTCTGATTGCCAAG GTTGAGGGCAAAGGAAATGGAATCAAGACAGTTATAGTCAACATGGTTGACGTAGCCAAAGCGCTTAATCGGCCTCCAACGT ATCCCACCAAATATTTTGGTTGTGAACTGGGAGCACAGACCCAGTTTGATGTTAAGAATGACCGTTACATTGTCAATGGATCTCATGAGGCGAATAAGCTGCAAGACATGTTGGAtggattcattaaaaaatttgttcTTTGTCCTGAGTGTGAGAATCCTGAAACGGATCTG CATGTCaatccaaagaaacaaacaataggTAATTCTTGTAAAGCCTGTGGCTATCGAGGCATGCTTGACACACATCATAAACTCTGCACATTCATTCTCAAAAACCCACCTG AGAATAGTGACAGTGgtacaggaaagaaagagaaggaaaagaaaaatagaaagggcAAAGACAAGGAAAATGGTTCCATGTCCAGCAGTgagacaccaccaccaccaccaccaccaccacccagtgAAATCAGTCCTCCGCATGCTGTG gaagaagaggaagatgatGATTGGGGGGAGGATACAACAGAGGAAGCTCAAAGGCGAAGAATGGACGAAATCAGTGACCACGCGAAAGTTTTAACCCTCAGTGATGATTTAGAAAGGACTGTTGAAGAGCGTGTCAATATCCTGTTTGATTTTGTTAAG aaaaagaaagaagagggtgtTATTGACTCATCTGACAAAGAAATTGTAGCTGAAGCAGAAAGACTGGATGTAAAAGCCATGGGCCCTCTTGTTTTGACTGAAGttctttttaatgagaaaattagAGAGCAAATTAAGAAATACAGGCGCCATTTCTTACGA TTTtgtcacaacaacaaaaaagctcaACGGTACCTTCTTCATGGCTTGGAGTGTGTGGTAGCAATGCATCAAGCTCAGCTCATCTCCAAGATTCCACATATCTTGAAGGAGATGTATGATGCAGACCTTTTGGAGGAAGAAGTCATCATTAGCTGGTCAGAAAAG GCCTCTAAGAAATATGTCTCAAAAGAACTTGCCAAAGAGATTCGTGTCAAAGCGGAACCTTTTATAAAATGGTTgaaggaagcagaggaagaatCTTCCGGtggtgaagatgatgatgaagatgagaaCATTGAG GTGGTGTATTCAAAGACTGCCAGTGTACCGAAAGTTGAAGCTGTAAAGTCTGACAACAAGGACGATGACATTGATATTGATGCCATTTAA